The DNA region GACGCGGGGACCTACCGTGGCCAGCGGAGAGACTTCCCCCAGGACAACCGGCTCCAGCCGCTCCTCGAGATAGCGGGCGAGACGCGGCAGCACTTCCCAAACGCGAGAGATCCCCTGAAACAAGGAGGCGTGGCTCGTCCGCGCAAGGTCGAGAAGCTTTTCAGGGGAAAAGGGGGAGATCTGCTCGGGCATGATCGCTCCCTTAAAAAAGATTCCTCCATCGGCTCGCAAGAAGATTCGCCCGGAACTTGCGCGGATCTCGGAAGCTCCCCGACAAAAAAAAACAGGGTGAAAATGGATTGACGGGTGGTAAGGAGTGGAGAAAAGTGGTGCAGAACGGGGGGGCGGATGCCCCGATGAACGCGACCTACACCGATGCCTTCGAGCACGCCTTCGATGACAAGGGGCGGATAACCATCCCCTCGGAGTGGAGGCAGGAGGGCTATGAGAGTCGGCTCTTCGCCTTCCCGTCCCGTTCGAAGTGCCTCAAGGTCTATCCGGAGAGCTGGCTGGGACGGCTCCGGGAGCGGGTTGCCGGCCTTTCCTTCCAAGACCCGTTGCGGCGGCAGCTCGAGGCGTTGGCCCGCATCGCCCAGATGGTGAGCTGGGACCAGCAGGGAAGGATCGGGATCAAAGAGCGCTTGCGCCGCCAGGCCGGCCTCCGCCGCGATGCGGTGCTGGCCGGCTGCTTCGATCATTTTGAGATTTGGAGCACGGAAGCGTGGCGGGCGTTGCAGCTCGGGCCGACGACCTTGGAAGATGTGTTGGAGAAGACGGGGTTTTAAATCAATGGCCGGCGGATCCTGGCTGGGAAGGACGGGAAGTCATGAGAGAGCTTCAGTCGGCGAAGGGAGTGACGGACCGGCGACAGCATGAGCCGGTCCTGCTGCGCGAGCTGCTGGCGGCGGCCGAGCCCGCAGAAGGGGAGCGTTGGATCGACGGCACCTTCGGGTTCGGCGGTCATGCCGCCGCCTTGCTGGAGCGCGGCTGCGTCGTCTTGGCGATTGATCGCGATCCCTCGGCGGCACCGAGGGCGGCGCTCCTTCAAGAGACCTGGAGGGATCGGCTCCGCTTCGTCCCCGGCAATTTCGCGGACATGGCGGAAGCCGCCCGCGCTGCGGGCTGGCAGTCGGTGGATGGCGTGCTCCTCGATCTGGGAATTTCGTCGGGGCAGCTGGACGACCCATCCCGGGGGTTCAGCTTCCGCTGGGACGCCCCGCTCGACATGCGCATGGACCCCTCGGACCCGCGGACCGCCGTCGACCTCCTGCACGAGCTCGACGAGTTGGATCTGGCGCGTCTCTTTGCGGTGACGACCCGCCCGGCCGAGAGCCGCCGCTTGGCCCGCGCCGTGGTGCGGGCCCGTGAACGGGGCCGGCTGCGGACGACCGGAGACCTGGTCGCGGCAATCGGAGCGGCTCGGCCTTCCCGGAGGCGCGTCCATCCGGCGACGAGGGCTTTTCTGGCTCTCCGGATCGCGGTCAACGACGAGCTGGGCTCGCTGGAGCGGGCCTTGCCGGCGGCCCTGCGTTTGTTGGCTCCCGGCGGGAGGCTTGCCGTGATCAGCTTCCAGTCGGAGGAGGACCGCCGCGTCAAACATTTCCTTCGGGAGCATCGGCAGCGGGGGTCCGGAGCCGAAAAGATCTCCGGGGCGCCGGGGGGGTTCGCGCGGGAGGCCCGGTTTCTCCCGTCCGGCGAGGAGATTGCGCGGAATCCGCGCTCGCGGAGCGCCCGCCTGCGCATCGGTTGGAAGGAAAGGACGGAGGAATTATGAGAGGAAGAAATCAAATGCGGCATCTCGAGCCGTTCCCGTTGACTACGCTGGGCGGGTGGCTGCTCGCGCTTCTGTTTCTAGCGGGAGTGGGCATCTGCTTTCTTTCTGTCAAGAATCGTGTCGCGCGGCTCTCCCTGGAAGTGGCGCGCGCCGAAAAGGATCTCAACCAGTGGAAAAAGCGGAACATGCGCGTGGCGGTGGGGATTGCGCGGGCGAGCTCCGCCGCGGAGCTGGAACGGAGGATCGCTGCCTGGCATCTGGGTCTGATCAAGACGAGCGAGCTCGAAGTGGTTCGCATGGAAGAAAACAAGCGCCCTGACGCCCTTGCGGAAACAACAGGGAAGGCGAGCCCGCCATTACCATGAAAACCCGTCAGCGCTCGCTTTGGGTCCTGGTCCTGCTCGCCTTCGGATTCACGGTGGTCTCGCACCGGCTCATCCAGCTCCAGCTCGTCGAGCACCCGAAGTACGCGCGCCTGGCGATGCTTAACCACTGCGCCCGTGTCGAACTGCCGGCGCATCGGGGGATGATCGTCGACGTTCATGGCACCCCGCTCGCCCAGAGTCAGGCTGTTTACGAGGTGCGGCTCGACGGAAAGAACCTTCTCGATCCGGAACGGGTCCTTCCGAGGCTCGAAAGCTTGCTCGGCCTGGAGCTGGGCACGCTTTCCCGCTCTTTCCGGCCGAGCGAGAGATATCGGCTGCTTGCCAAGCGGGTGGGCGAGGATGTCGTTCAGAAGCTGAACAGCTTCGAGCAAGAAAAGCTGCGGGAGTGGCGGGCGCAGGGCAAGAATCCGGAGCCCTTCCTCCTTTTCCACGAGGATTTTATCCGCGTTTATCCCAACGGGCGGGAGGCCGCGGCCGTCGTCGGACTGGTGGACGCGGAAGGAAAGGGAGTATCGGGTGTGGAGCGCGCCTTCGACCGGCAGCTTCGCGGCTCTCCGGGGGAGCGCTGGATCGAAAAGGATGTCCTCGGTAGGGAAATTCCGGTGTATCGTCGCTTCAACGTCAATCCCGTCGACGGTGCGACGGTTCGGCTGACCATCGATTTGACGATCCAGCACATTCTGGAACAAGGATTGGACGAGCTGGATCGCGAATACCGGCCCAAGGCGATCTGCTCGGTCGTGATGCGGCCGTCGACGGGCGAAGTGCTGGCCATGGGTGTCCGGCCGACCTTCGACCCGAACGACGGAGAGCACGTGCGGCCCGAGCTTTTGCGCAACCGGTGCTTGACCGACCCGGTGGAGCCCGGGTCGATCTTCAAGATCGTCACGCTCGCCGGGGTCCTCGAGGAAAAGCAGGTGACCCTCAACACGCTGATCGACTGCGAGAACGGAGCCTTTTCCTATGCCGGCTACCTCCTGCATGACAGCCATCCCTGCGGGACGCTCACCGTCCGTGAGGTGACAGCCAAGTCGAGCAACATCGGTTTCGCCAAGTTGGGAATCGCCCTGGGCCCGGCTCGGCTCTACCGCTTCGCGCGCGCCTTCGGAATCGGCTCCCCGACGGGGATATTGCCGTTGCAGGGCGAGTCGGCGGGCCTGCTCCGTCCTCCGTGGCAGTGGTCGAAGCTCTCGATCAGCCGCATCCCCATGGGACAGGAGGTGATGGTCACCCCGATCCAGATGGCGCAAGCGATGTCGGTGATCGCCAACGGCGGGATCTTCATGAAACCGATGCTCGTCCGCGGGTGGATTTCTCCCGAGGGAAAGCCGATCTCCTACGTCGCCCCCCAGCAGGTGCGGCGCGTCATCTCGGAAAGGACGGCGCGCTGGGTGTCGCTGGCGCTGGCCAGCGTGGTAGCAAAAGGGGGTACCGGAACGAAGGCGGCCGTGCCCGGATACACGGTGGCGGGAAAGACGGGGACCGCGCAGAAGGCGGTCGGCGGGAGCTACGGGCACAACCGGTACGTCTCTTCCTTCGTCGGCTACATGCCGGAGGAGGATCCCCAGTTCGTGCTGCTGATCATGGTAGATGAACCCAAAGGGAGCCACTACTATGGCGGCGAGGTCGCCGCGCCGGCGTTCCGTTCGATGGCCTCGCAAATCGCCGAAGCCTTGGGCATGGTGCCGAGGAGCGCCCCGGCAAGGGCGGCACACGGAGGATCGTTGTGAAGCTCTGGAATCTGCTGGCCGCCGTCGAGGCCCGTGAGGTGTCGGGGGAAGGAGACCCCTTGGTGCTCGGGCTCTGCTACGATTCGCGGCTTGTAAAGCCGGGGGATCTCTTCTTCGCCTGGCACGGCGCCAAAGTCGACGGGCATCGGTTCGTGCCGGAGGCCGTCGGCAAGGGAGCCGTCGCGGTCGTAGGCGAGAAGGAACCAAAGCGGGTCTCGGCCCCGGTCCCTTATGTCCGCGTGGATAACGCCCGCGCGGCGCTGGCTAGGATGGCCGACCGGTTCTTCGACCACCCGAGCGGCTCGATGGACATCGTCGGGGTCACGGGGACCAATGGGAAGACGACGACCTCTTTCCTCCTCCACCACATTCTCGAGCGGTCGGGCCGGAAGTGCGGCCTCGTCGGCACGGTGCGCTATTCGCTCGGGGGGCGGACACTTCCCGCGTCCCGCACGACCCCCGAGGGGAGCGATCTGCAAAAGCTGCTCTCCGAAATGCGGGAAGGCGGCTGCCGCGCCGCCGTCCTGGAGGTCTCTTCGCACGCGCTGGCTCAGGGGAGAGTGGAGGGAATCGATTTCACGGTCGGAGTCTTCACCAACTTGACCTCGGATCATCTCGATTTCCATGGAAGCCGGGAACGTTATGCGGCCGCCAAGGCGTTGCTTTTCGAGCGCGTCGCCTCTTCGGAGAAGCGCGAGGGCGGGGCCGCGGTGCTCAATGCGGACGACTCCGCCTGGCGGGCTCTCGACGCGGTTCCACGACGGCCGAAGACGGTCCTCCTCTACAGCGCGCAGGGAGTGCCCGGCGCCGATTTTCGAGCCGAGGAAGTCCGCAAGGACGCTTCCGGAAGCTCGTTCCGCTTGCGGTATCCCGGCGGATCCCTGCCTGTCCGCGTCCCTCTGCTGGGATCCTTCAACGTGGAAAACGTGCTGGCCGCCTTCGCCGCCGCCTCCGCTCTCGGCATCTCCCCTCCGGAGACCGCCGGGGCCCTTGCGGACTTTCCCGGGGTGCCGGGTAGGATGGAACGCTTCGGCTCCCGCGACGGGGTTATCGCGGTGGTCGACTACGCCCACACGGAGGATGCTCTGCGGAAGACACTGGAGGCCCTGCGGGAGCTGGCGCCGAAAAGGCTCGCTGTGGTCGTCGGCTGCGGAGGGGACCGCGACCGGACTAAGAGGCCGAAGATGGCCGCGGCGGCCTGCGAGCTGGCCGACCGGGTCGTTTTCACCTCCGACAATCCCCGAAGCGAATCGATCGAACGGATCTTCGCGGACATGGCCGAAGGCGTGCCTGCGGACCGGCGGCCCGCGTGGATTCCGGATCGCCGGCTCGCGATCGAGCTGGCTTTGCGGGATGCCCAGCCGGGGGAGCTGATCTGCATCGCCGGGAAGGGACATGAAACGACGCAGGAAGTCCATGGCGTCTTTCACCCCTTCGACGACCGAACCATCGTAAGCCGGATCCTGGCGGAGAGGCACTAGAAGAATATGGAGCCGTGTTCTCTCGAGAGAATCGAGGAGTGGAGCGGAGGACGTCGCGAGCGCGGAGACCCCGGAATCCGGATTTCCCGGGTCCATACCGATTCACGGACCGTCCAGCCCGGCGACTGCTTCTGGGCCCTTTCGGGACCGAACTTCGACGGCCACGATTTCCTCGAGGAGGCGTTCCGGCGCGGCGCCCGGGCGGCGGTCGTCGCCCGGTCCCCGGACCGGCTTTCCTTGCCCGCTGACGCGGGTATGGTGGTCGTCGCCGACACGCTCGCCGCCCTGCAGGAATTCGCCCGTCACTACCGCCGCACGCTTCCTGCAAAAATCGTGGCGGTGACGGGGAGCAGCGGAAAGACGACGACCAAGGAGTTGATCCTGGCGGTCCTGCGGAGCCGCTTTCCGGTTCTCGGGAATGCGGGCAATCGGAACAATCAGATCGGATTGCCTCTGGCGATTCTGGATTTCTCCGCGGGGATCGCCTTCGGAGTCCTCGAGATGGGAACCAACCATCCCGGCGAGATCGCGCGTCTTGCCGCCGTCGCCTCTCCCGATATCGGTGTCCTCACCAATATCGGGCTAGCCCATGTCGGTTACTTCGGAAGCCAAAAAGCGATCGCCGAGGAAAAGGCGGCCCTTTTGGCCGCGCTCCCCCCGGACGGTTGGGCCGTTCTTCCGGACGAGGACGAATGGATTCGTCGGGTGGCCGATCGCTGCCGGGGTAGAATAGCCTGGGTCGGCTCCGGTTCCGAAGCGCTCTGGCGGGCACGGCGGATCGAGATGCGGGAAGGCGGGATCCACTTTCTGCTCCAAGGGGAAGAGGGAGAGCTGCCGGTCCAGCTGCGGACGGCCTCGCGAGCGGTCGTCACCGACGCCTTGCTGGCCGCGGGAGTGGGCAAGCTTGCCGGAGTGCCCGCGCGGGAGATTGTTGCGGCGCTGGAGCGGGCCGCCTATCCGGCGCACCGGATGGAGATCCACTCCCTGGCGGACGGATGGGTCATCGACGACAGCTACAACGCCAACCCGGATTCGGCGCTGGCGGCGCTGCGTGCCCTTCTCGAGTTCCCCAAGGGCGGAAGGAGAGGGGTCGTGCTCGGTTCGATGGGGGAGCTCGGGGAACAATCTCAGGCCCTGCATGAACGCTTGGGACGGAGCGCCGGTGCGTTGCCGATCGGCTTTTTGATCGTCGTAGGTCCGGAAGCGGATAGCTTGGCCCGGGGAGCGGCGGCCGGCGGCCTTCCGGAGGAAAGGATACGCCGGTGCGCCACCGCCGACGAGGCGATGCGCGCGTTGGACGGCTTGCGGCGATCCGGAGATGTGATCCTGGTAAAAGGCTCCCGATTTCTCGGGCTGGACCGCTTGGTGCGCGCTCTGAGGTAGCGGCGGCGAGCAAAACGATGGCGAGGCGCAGGGAGAAGGCCGGGAAGAGGTGAAAGGAGTTGCACGGTGCTCTACTACCTACATTGGCTCTCAGGAAGCTTTATCGGATTTAACGTATTCCGCTACATCACGTTCCGATCGACGGCGGCGGCGCTGACCGCTCTCTTCATCTCTTGGATCTTCGGGCCGCCCATGATCGCCATGCTGCGGCGCCTGAAGATGGGCCAGCCGATTCGCGGCAAGGAAGAGGTGAGACATCTGGCCGACCTCCACGGGGGCAAGGCCGGCACGCCCACGATGGGGGGGCTGTTGATTCTTTCGGCCCTCGTCGGCAGTTGCCTGCTGTGGGCGGTGCCGACGAACCGGTTTCTCTGGATCTGCCTGGGCGGGACCCTGGCGCTCGGAGCCCTCGGCTTCTGGGATGATTATCTCAAGGTTGTGCAGAAAAAATCGGCGGGCATTCCGGGGCGCATCAAACTGCTGGTCCAGGCCGCGGTCGCCCTGATCGCCGGAGTGCTTCTCCTCGGAAATTCCGAAAGCGGAAGGGAAGCGAGCAAGGTGGCGGTGCCGTTTTTAAAATCGATCTCCCGGATCGAGCTCGGATGGGCGGCCCTTCCGTTCTTTCTGCTGGTGGTGATGGGCTCGTCGAACGCGGTCAACCTCACCGACGGCCTCGACGGATTGGCGATCGGCTGCTCGATCGGCGTGGCGCTGGTTTTCGCGATTTTCGCGTACGTGGCGGGCCGTCCCGATTGGAGCGCCTATCTGTACGTGCCGCACGTGCGGGGCGCGGACGAACTGGCCGTCTTTTGCGCGGCGCTTCTTGGGGCCAGCATCGGCTTTCTCTGGTACAATTGCCATCCGGCCGAAGTGTTCATGGGAGATACCGGATCCTTGGCCCTCGGGGGGGCTTTCGGCCTGGTCTCGATTTCCATCGGTCAGGAGCTCCTCCTGGTCGTCGCGGGAGGCATCTTCGTCGTCGAAGCCCTTTCGGTCATGATCCAAGTCGCCTCGTTTCGGCTGACGGGAAAGAGGGTGTTCGCCATGGCGCCCCTGCACCACCATTTCGAGCTGAAGGGCTGGGGGGAATCGAGAGTGACGGTCCGTTTCTGGATCTTGAGCCTGCTTTGCGGCCTCTTGGCTCTTTCGAGCCTCAAGCTCCGATGAGGACGTGCGAAGAAAAAAAGGGCAGCGGATGAGAAGAAAAATACGGTCGTCGGCGAAAGTGCTGCGCTGGAAGCCATCCGGTGCCCCTGTCCCGAGCGGAGCGACGGATTCCTCTCCGAGTTCTACGGACCTCGTGCAGCAAGAGCTCCCGCTGAAGGAAGGAACGGCCGGGCTGCGGGTGATCACGGTCATCCTGGCCGTAATGCTCCTTCACGTGCTCTTCATCGGCGGCGTCGCGCTCTATCACCTTTTGCGCGGCGAAGGGAAACTGGCTGCGGGCGGGAGCGCGGCAGCCAAGGCCCCGGCGGCGGTCGCCGCCGATGCCTCCCGGGCTCGCCCGGGAGGGAGGCCGGAAGAAGGATCGCCGAAAGCGGCCTCGGCCGCGCCCGCTTCAGCTTTGGCCCGGGAAGCGGCGAAGGGGCAGACCGATGCCCCGGCGCTGTCGATTGCCCGGGATTCGGAAAGAAAAAAGGGGGGCGGGAAGCGGCTTCGGCGGGCCTCCTTCCAAGGAAACGGAGAGGCCGATACTTCGGCGGCGGCTTCCGCCAACGGGCTGCGGGCCGAAGCGGCCGCGCCCCGGGTCTATCGGGTTGTGCGGGGTGACAGCCTCTGGCGGATCGCTCGTCGATTCCACGTCGGACTCGACGACCTGATGAAGGCGAATCAACTGACTCCGGCGAGCAAGCTGCAGATCGGACAGGAGCTTCGGATTCCTGCGGAGAAGGCAAATCGCGGCCGCCGGAGCGGCGGCCTGGCCGGGGGATAAGCCGGATCGGGAAGCGAAGGAAAGGGTTGCAAGGGTGAGGGAAAGGCAGCTTCACCGCTGGGCCGCTTACGCGCTCGTTTTCATCGCGTTCGCGCTCATAGGGTTGGGATTGATCGCGCTCTACAGCGTGGCCGGCCGGTTCGTGGGCGAGAAGGATGCTTCTCTTCTTCCGCTGGTCGAGCGGCAGCTCTGCTGGATCGGGATCGGCATCGGAGCGGGTGTGGCTCTGGCGCGCATCGACTATCACTGGTTCCTGCGGCGTTCCACGGCGCTGCTCGGCTTGGGACTCTTCCTGCTCCTGCTCTGCTTCCTTCCCGGAATCGGCCACCGGGTGCACGGTTCTGCGCGCTGGATCGGCCTCGGGCCGTTGGTTTTGCAACCCTCGGAGCCCCTCAAGTGGTGCCTCTGCCTCTTCGCCGCATCCCAGTTGGGAAGCCCGCCAACCCGGCGGGCGGAGCAATGGCGGCGGTACGCGACGGTTCTCGCCGTGACGCTCGTCCTCGCCGGCATTCTGGTTTTTGCTCGCGATCTCGGAAGCGCCGCCCTCTACCTGACCCTGGCCGCCGTCATCCTGGTGATCGCCGGAGTGCCGCTCTGGCTGATCGGACCGGGCTGCTTGGCGGCCGCCGGCGGTATTCTCGGAGTGGCTCTGAGCATTCCCGAGCGTAGGGCCAGGTTGCTCGCCTTTTGGGACATGGAAAGCGATAAGCAGGGCAAGGCCTATCAGGTCTGGCAGGCTCTTGTCGCCCTCGGTTCCGGAGGAGTCACCGGCCTGGGATTGGGGAACAGCCGGCAGAAGATGTACTATCTGCCTGAAGCCACGACCGATTTCATCTTTCCCATCCTTGGGGAGGAGCTCGGTCTTTGGGTGACCTTGGGCGTGGTGTTGGCCTATCTGGCGTTCACCCTATGCGGCGGCTGGATCGCGCTTTTCGCTCCCGACGCAGAGGGATTGCTGCTCGGCATGGCACTGATCGTCCTCATCTCGATCCAGGCCATCGCCAACCTGGGAGTGGTCACGGGTCTCCTGCCGAACAAAGGATTGCCTTTGCCTTTCATCAGCTATGGAGGCTCGAATATGTTGTTCTGCCTGATGGCCCTAGGCACTCTTCTCAACATCCATCGGCAGGGAGGCAAGGGGTCGGCGTTTTCTGTCGAGTCCCGCGGCGCGCAGCGCAGCGTGCGGCTATGAGCGAGCGGAGCGTCGTCATCGCCTGCGGAGGCACGGGCGGGCATTTGCTGCCCGGAATCGCCGTCGCCGAGGAGCTGCGGCGGAGAGGCAAAGAGATTCTCCTGCTCCTTTCCGAGAAGCAGATCGACCGGACGGCATTGGAGGGAGAGGAGAAGTTCCCGTGGGAAACCCTCCCCGCCATCGGCTGGCCTGGGGGCCTTTCCGGGAAGACCCCGGCATTTTTCTGGAGGCTCGGATCCAGCTGGCGGAAGTGCGGGAGCCTCTTCCGCCGCTTGGCTCCCGGGGCGGTTCTCGGGATGGGGGGGTTTATCAGCGCCGCACCGCTTCTCGTCGCCAAGAGACGGCAAATTCCGACGCTGCTTCACGAGTCGAATGCCGTCCCCGGCCTGGTGACGCGCATCCTGAGCCACAAGGTCGATCGCGTCCTTCTCGGCTTCCCGGAATGCAAGAAGCGTCTGCCGGGAATTCCGTCGATCGTGACAGGGACTCCGCTCCGCGCCCGGCTTCGGAGGGTCCCGCGCGACGAGGCGGCCAAGGCGCTCGGTGCGGCCCCCGATCGCTCGACGATACTGGTCCTGGGCGGCAGCCAGGGGGCGCATGCCTTGAACCGGCTTTTAGGGGACGCCGCGCCCGCGCTCGCGCGAGGGGGGAGCCCGGTCCAAGTGCTCCATCTATCCGGTCCGGCGGATCGGGAGGCTTGCGCGGCCGCCTATCGGGCGCAGGGAATTCCCGCCGTGGTCGAGAGCTTTTCCCATAGGATGGATCTCTTCTACAGCCTGGCCGATGTGGCGGTCGCCCGCGCCGGGGCCGCCACCCTGGCGGAAGTCGCCTTCTATGCATTGCCGGCTATCCTGGTCCCTTTTCCGTTTGCCGCCGACGACCATCAGCGTATCAATGCGAAAGCTTTCGTGGCGGCGGGAGCGGGCCTGGCCTACGATCAGGCTGCCTTGTCCGGAGAAATCCTGGCGGAAAGGCTTCTGGAAATCCTGCGCGACGAGAGGCGGCGGCGGGCGATGGCTGCAGCGGCGGCCGGCTTGGCTCGGCCGGAGGCGGCGAAGGCGGTCGCGGATGAGGTGGAAAAATGCATGCAACATTGACCGGTTCCTGGAACGGCCTTCTCAGTCGGCCCTGTCGCATCCACCTTGTCGGAGTAGCAGGCTCCGGTGTCGGTCCCCTCGCCCGCCTCCTGCTGCTCCAAGGGCATCAGGTATCCGGATCGGACCTGCGCCGGACACCCGCCGTCGCCGAGCTCGAGCGGATGGGGCTGCGCTTCTTTCTCGGACACGACGGCGATCTGCCCGAAGGGGTGGAGCTTCTGGTCTATTCGTCAGCCGTCCGCGAGGACAACCCGGAGCGCCGGATCGCCGCGGCACGGGGGATTCCGAGCGTGCGGAGGGCCGACTTGCTCCGGGAGCTTTGCCGGACCAAGAAGTCGGTCGTCGTCGCGGGGATGCACGGAAAGACGACGACGACGGCCCTCCTCGCCCATATCCTCCGGCGGAGCGGTTGGGAGCCTTCCTACTACGTCGGTGGGGATGCGCCGGTGCTCGGCGCGAGCGCGGACTGGGGCAAAGGGGACTACATGGTTGTCGAAGGCGACGAGAGCGACGGCACGCTGGCTTTGTTTGAACCCTCCCACGCGGTCCTCTTGAACGTGGAGGAGGAGCATCTGGATTTCTATCCGGGCATGGAGGCGATCCTCGAGGTCTTTGCCGCCTTTCTGGACCGGTGCACGGGCAAGATCGTCTATTGCGCGGATGATCGGCATGCCTCGCTGCTCAATGCGGGGCGAAGCAATGCGGTAGGCTATGGATTTGGCCCGGCGGGCCGGTACCGAGCCGAGCGGGTCGAGCTGGGGCCGTTCGAGAGCACGTTTCTGCTGGTTGCCGGGGGAGAGCCCCTCGGGAAGGTTCGAGTACCGCTGCCCGGAAGGCAAAACGTCCAGAATGCCTTGGCCGGAATCGCCATGAGCCTGGAGCTGGGGCTGCCTTTCGCCGATGTCGCTCCGGCCACGGCGAGCTTCCGGGCGGTCAAGCGACGCTTCGAGGTACTCTTTTCCGGGCCGTCTTTCCTGATCATCGACGACTACGCGCATCATCCCACCGAGATTCGGGCGACCTTGGCCACCGCCGCGATAGCGCGCCGGGAGCGGGTTGTGGCACTTTTCCAGCCGCATCGCTATTCGCGCGCCCGCGGGCTGGAAAAGGACTTCGCAACGGCCTTCGGCGAAGCGGATCTGGTGTTGGTGACGGACATCTACGGAGCGGGTGAGTGTCCCATCGAGGGCGTGAGCCCGGAACGGCTGGCGCAAAAGATCGCCGAAGGGAGCGGGGTCAAAACCCTTTTCGCCCGCAGCATCGCGGAAGCGAAGAAGCTGGCGGCTGCCAACTTGCGGCCGGGAGATCTTTTGCTGGCGCTGGGGGCCGGAGACGTGCACCGTGTCGCCCGGGCGCTGGCTGCGCAATGCGCCCTCTACGAGGAGCTGCGCCGATCTCTGTCGTCCTCGGCGGTTCTCTCCCTTGAGGAAAACCTGGGGTCCCATACCTCGTCCGGCCTGGGGGGCGCGGCGGAATTCTGGTGCGAGCCCGCCTGCCGGGAGGACCTCCGCCGGCTGATCGAAATCGCCGCTCGCGAGAAGCTGCCTCTGACGGTTCTCGGCAGCGGCGCGGGCAGCTTGATCCGGGACGGAGGCGTCCGCGGCGTCTGTGTGAGCCTCCGCCATCCCGCCTTTTGCCGGGTGGAGTCGGACGGCGGTCGAATCGCCGCCGGCGGCGGAGTGCTTCTTGACCGGCTGGCCGCAGAAACCGCCCGCTGCGGAATCGACGGGTTTTCTTTCCTTTCCGGTCTTCCCGGCACGCTCGGTGCATGGCTGGCGGCCGGCACGGGAGCCGGGAGGCGGCGGCTCGTCAACAGGCTGGAAGAGGTGGTCCTGATCGATCGAACCGGCAGGTGGCACACCCTCGACCGGGCGGAGATCGAATCCTGGCCGGATGAGGGGCCCGGGTGCCCGCCCGGCATCATTGTCGGCGTACGCTTGCGGAGCACTCCCTTCCGGGCGGACGAAGCTTTTTGGTCGCCGGCGGCGGATGGCGCCGGGGACGGAGGCTCCCCGCGGAACGGTCGGCGGCTCGACGGGGTTTTGCGGTTTCCGCCGGGGGCGGACGTCCGGCGGCTTTGGAAAGGATTGGGCCCGGATTCCCTTGCCGTCGGGGGAGCTTGGATCGATCCCCGGTTCCCGAATCGGATCTGGTTGCGGGAGGGAGCTAGATCGGCGGACGTGGTCGCGCTCCTGGAAACAATCCGGAAGCGGCTGGGTGAGGAAATGGGTGTCGAGCCGGCTTTCGGCCTCGTCCTTGTCGGAGAAGAGGAGAGTTCGTGAACGGGAAGCTACGGGTGGTTGTTCTTGCGGGAGGCCCTTCGCGGGAAAGGGACGTTTCGGTGCAAACGGGACGGGCGGTGACGGCGGCTCTGCGGGGATTGGGCTATCCGGTCGAAGAGGTCGATCCGAAAGACGGCGACGTCTCGATTCCCGACGGAACCGACATCGTGTTTCTCTGCCTGCATGGAACCTTCGGGGAGGACGGGCAGATCCAGAGGCTGCTTCTGCGGAGGGGAGTCCCGTTCACGGGGAGCGGAGCCGACGCGAGCGAGCGGGCTTTCGACAAGTCGTGGAGCAAGGAGATTTTCCGTAAAGCGGGCGTGCCGACCCCGAGCTGGACGCTGGTACGGTCCGCCGAGAAGCTCCCGCTTCCGCTTCCCTTCGTGCTCAAGCCCGCGCGGCAGGGCTCGAGCATCGGAATCAGCTGCGTCTTCGACGAGAAGGACTTTCCGGAAGCCTTCGCCCGGGCGGCGAG from Methylacidimicrobium sp. AP8 includes:
- the rsmH gene encoding 16S rRNA (cytosine(1402)-N(4))-methyltransferase RsmH, whose protein sequence is MRELQSAKGVTDRRQHEPVLLRELLAAAEPAEGERWIDGTFGFGGHAAALLERGCVVLAIDRDPSAAPRAALLQETWRDRLRFVPGNFADMAEAARAAGWQSVDGVLLDLGISSGQLDDPSRGFSFRWDAPLDMRMDPSDPRTAVDLLHELDELDLARLFAVTTRPAESRRLARAVVRARERGRLRTTGDLVAAIGAARPSRRRVHPATRAFLALRIAVNDELGSLERALPAALRLLAPGGRLAVISFQSEEDRRVKHFLREHRQRGSGAEKISGAPGGFAREARFLPSGEEIARNPRSRSARLRIGWKERTEEL
- a CDS encoding UDP-N-acetylmuramoyl-L-alanyl-D-glutamate--2,6-diaminopimelate ligase; the encoded protein is MKLWNLLAAVEAREVSGEGDPLVLGLCYDSRLVKPGDLFFAWHGAKVDGHRFVPEAVGKGAVAVVGEKEPKRVSAPVPYVRVDNARAALARMADRFFDHPSGSMDIVGVTGTNGKTTTSFLLHHILERSGRKCGLVGTVRYSLGGRTLPASRTTPEGSDLQKLLSEMREGGCRAAVLEVSSHALAQGRVEGIDFTVGVFTNLTSDHLDFHGSRERYAAAKALLFERVASSEKREGGAAVLNADDSAWRALDAVPRRPKTVLLYSAQGVPGADFRAEEVRKDASGSSFRLRYPGGSLPVRVPLLGSFNVENVLAAFAAASALGISPPETAGALADFPGVPGRMERFGSRDGVIAVVDYAHTEDALRKTLEALRELAPKRLAVVVGCGGDRDRTKRPKMAAAACELADRVVFTSDNPRSESIERIFADMAEGVPADRRPAWIPDRRLAIELALRDAQPGELICIAGKGHETTQEVHGVFHPFDDRTIVSRILAERH
- a CDS encoding penicillin-binding protein 2, with product MKTRQRSLWVLVLLAFGFTVVSHRLIQLQLVEHPKYARLAMLNHCARVELPAHRGMIVDVHGTPLAQSQAVYEVRLDGKNLLDPERVLPRLESLLGLELGTLSRSFRPSERYRLLAKRVGEDVVQKLNSFEQEKLREWRAQGKNPEPFLLFHEDFIRVYPNGREAAAVVGLVDAEGKGVSGVERAFDRQLRGSPGERWIEKDVLGREIPVYRRFNVNPVDGATVRLTIDLTIQHILEQGLDELDREYRPKAICSVVMRPSTGEVLAMGVRPTFDPNDGEHVRPELLRNRCLTDPVEPGSIFKIVTLAGVLEEKQVTLNTLIDCENGAFSYAGYLLHDSHPCGTLTVREVTAKSSNIGFAKLGIALGPARLYRFARAFGIGSPTGILPLQGESAGLLRPPWQWSKLSISRIPMGQEVMVTPIQMAQAMSVIANGGIFMKPMLVRGWISPEGKPISYVAPQQVRRVISERTARWVSLALASVVAKGGTGTKAAVPGYTVAGKTGTAQKAVGGSYGHNRYVSSFVGYMPEEDPQFVLLIMVDEPKGSHYYGGEVAAPAFRSMASQIAEALGMVPRSAPARAAHGGSL
- the murF gene encoding UDP-N-acetylmuramoyl-tripeptide--D-alanyl-D-alanine ligase, giving the protein MEPCSLERIEEWSGGRRERGDPGIRISRVHTDSRTVQPGDCFWALSGPNFDGHDFLEEAFRRGARAAVVARSPDRLSLPADAGMVVVADTLAALQEFARHYRRTLPAKIVAVTGSSGKTTTKELILAVLRSRFPVLGNAGNRNNQIGLPLAILDFSAGIAFGVLEMGTNHPGEIARLAAVASPDIGVLTNIGLAHVGYFGSQKAIAEEKAALLAALPPDGWAVLPDEDEWIRRVADRCRGRIAWVGSGSEALWRARRIEMREGGIHFLLQGEEGELPVQLRTASRAVVTDALLAAGVGKLAGVPAREIVAALERAAYPAHRMEIHSLADGWVIDDSYNANPDSALAALRALLEFPKGGRRGVVLGSMGELGEQSQALHERLGRSAGALPIGFLIVVGPEADSLARGAAAGGLPEERIRRCATADEAMRALDGLRRSGDVILVKGSRFLGLDRLVRALR
- a CDS encoding division/cell wall cluster transcriptional repressor MraZ, which codes for MVQNGGADAPMNATYTDAFEHAFDDKGRITIPSEWRQEGYESRLFAFPSRSKCLKVYPESWLGRLRERVAGLSFQDPLRRQLEALARIAQMVSWDQQGRIGIKERLRRQAGLRRDAVLAGCFDHFEIWSTEAWRALQLGPTTLEDVLEKTGF